The following proteins are co-located in the Sporosarcina pasteurii genome:
- a CDS encoding SpaA isopeptide-forming pilin-related protein: MLKTLLYRIVISVLLLSFILPVTTSAEEATTGTLTIHKYEQEPEKYKDGGEDGDGTEEQKDRVEGTPLEGVTYKVIQTHKYDGQNWTEVTDGKEYTLTTDDKGQASEILPLGSYSVEEIDGPKHVNLNKEKFSVDIPMTSKDGSTLNYDVHIYPKNETIRGDVELTKRDGDDKDKVLAGVQFELYHEDGIKADGPTVYATDENGKITVSNLAYGDYYFKEVKTIDGYLLGDQRIEFSIVESGTTVEVDVLNYIHPDVEKEIDFGAVNRGEIVTYKISVDLPGDIGEYKNFIVTDALHKNLAYVDDSANSPTGFTFNYDTDSRTLTWTGEPAALKKGTVEFTFQAKVSEDAGANEVINNKAIINYTNKHDATGEKETDDVPVTATAGSLTVIKQDQTTRERLAGAEFELRDLHGNVVREGMTTDENGELIFTELDFGDYELYETKAPGDYRKLTRPIDVKIDAENQFVTLTVDNSKSGWELPTTGGIGTILFTTVGLVLMSSATIAYFRRNKVAE; encoded by the coding sequence ATGTTGAAAACTTTACTTTATAGGATTGTTATTTCCGTCTTGTTATTAAGTTTTATTCTACCTGTTACAACAAGTGCGGAAGAAGCGACAACTGGAACATTAACCATTCATAAATATGAGCAAGAACCAGAGAAATATAAAGATGGAGGTGAAGATGGAGATGGAACAGAAGAGCAAAAGGATAGAGTTGAAGGAACTCCGTTAGAGGGTGTTACGTATAAAGTAATACAAACGCATAAATATGATGGACAGAATTGGACAGAAGTAACTGATGGGAAAGAGTATACATTAACAACGGATGACAAGGGACAGGCTTCGGAAATTTTACCATTGGGAAGTTATTCAGTTGAAGAAATTGATGGCCCAAAACATGTGAATTTAAATAAAGAGAAATTCTCTGTAGACATTCCAATGACAAGTAAGGACGGTTCAACACTAAATTATGACGTTCATATTTACCCGAAAAACGAAACAATTCGTGGAGATGTTGAGTTAACGAAAAGAGATGGCGACGATAAAGATAAAGTTTTAGCAGGGGTTCAATTTGAACTTTACCATGAAGACGGTATAAAAGCTGACGGGCCGACAGTCTATGCGACGGATGAAAACGGAAAAATCACTGTTTCGAATCTAGCATATGGTGATTACTATTTTAAAGAAGTTAAAACAATCGATGGTTATTTATTAGGAGATCAAAGGATTGAGTTTTCAATTGTAGAAAGTGGGACAACTGTTGAAGTAGATGTTCTAAACTATATCCATCCAGACGTTGAAAAAGAAATAGATTTTGGGGCGGTAAACCGTGGTGAAATCGTTACTTATAAGATTTCAGTAGACTTACCAGGAGATATTGGTGAGTACAAAAACTTTATTGTAACGGATGCGTTACATAAAAACTTGGCATATGTCGATGATAGTGCAAATAGTCCAACTGGATTTACATTTAATTATGATACGGATAGCCGTACATTAACTTGGACGGGAGAGCCTGCTGCGTTAAAAAAAGGAACCGTTGAATTTACATTCCAAGCAAAAGTTTCTGAAGATGCAGGGGCGAATGAAGTGATTAACAACAAAGCAATCATTAATTATACAAATAAACACGATGCAACTGGGGAAAAAGAAACAGATGATGTACCTGTAACGGCCACAGCTGGATCATTGACAGTGATTAAGCAAGATCAAACAACTCGGGAAAGGTTAGCAGGAGCAGAATTTGAGCTTCGTGATTTGCATGGCAATGTAGTTAGAGAAGGAATGACAACAGACGAGAATGGTGAGCTTATTTTTACTGAATTAGACTTCGGAGACTATGAGTTATATGAAACGAAGGCTCCGGGGGATTATCGTAAATTAACAAGACCAATTGACGTCAAAATTGATGCTGAAAATCAGTTTGTGACATTAACTGTAGATAACTCAAAATCTGGTTGGGAACTTCCGACAACTGGAGGAATAGGTACAATTCTATTTACAACTGTTGGGCTAGTGTTAATGTCAAGTGCGACAATTGCCTATTTCCGACGTAATAAAGTAGCAGAGTAA
- a CDS encoding class C sortase yields the protein MKKALFLIVFIIGLGIFFYPIISNMATTKVHRSVIHDYNQTIREMEKEDIQIEKEKRDTHNEMLVQSGLEFVDPFAENRPSEQGATSYYDALNVGTSIGSVMIPKINVEIPIYHGTSDDVLSKGAGHLENSSLPSSQLGTHSVITAHRGLPSSKLFRNLDQLEVGDQFFVQVLDETLAYEIESVDIVLPHETDWLTMDEDQNKMTLLTCDPYMINTHRMLVTGHQIPYVLDEMEQEQQSRDNKKLYILGAMVTLLVLLVLYFLRFKKKIR from the coding sequence GTGAAAAAGGCTTTGTTTTTGATTGTATTTATTATAGGACTTGGTATCTTTTTCTATCCAATAATAAGCAATATGGCGACAACCAAAGTACATCGTTCGGTTATTCATGACTACAATCAAACAATCAGGGAGATGGAGAAAGAAGATATACAAATAGAAAAAGAGAAAAGGGATACGCATAACGAAATGCTGGTACAATCGGGCTTGGAGTTTGTCGATCCATTTGCTGAAAATCGTCCAAGTGAACAAGGTGCGACAAGTTATTACGACGCACTTAATGTGGGTACTTCAATTGGTAGTGTGATGATCCCAAAAATTAATGTTGAAATCCCAATCTATCATGGGACTTCAGACGATGTTTTATCAAAAGGCGCAGGCCATTTGGAAAATTCCTCCCTACCATCAAGTCAACTAGGTACGCATAGTGTGATTACGGCACATCGGGGGCTGCCTAGCTCAAAATTATTTCGTAATTTAGATCAGTTAGAAGTAGGGGATCAGTTTTTTGTACAAGTTTTAGATGAAACACTTGCTTATGAAATTGAAAGTGTTGATATCGTATTGCCTCATGAAACAGATTGGCTAACGATGGACGAGGATCAAAATAAAATGACTCTGTTAACCTGTGATCCATATATGATCAACACCCATCGAATGTTAGTGACAGGCCATCAGATTCCGTACGTGCTCGATGAAATGGAACAAGAGCAGCAAAGTAGGGATAATAAAAAACTATATATATTAGGTGCAATGGTAACACTATTGGTACTGCTCGTTCTTTACTTTTTACGATTTAAGAAGAAAATCAGGTGA
- a CDS encoding sodium:solute symporter, translated as MMVTTVDVLVMILYLITLISIGAITVRKIKSQKDFLVAGSRLGYGLYVPAMAAVVLGGASTLGGSSLGYKYGISGMWLVVMIGLGILGMGFLFSKVLSKLDVFSVSELLGKRFDKNSRVLSAIIMTVYDLMVAVTGVIAMGVILSALLGWNSTIAIIVGGAIVLLYTTLGGMWAVTLTDVIQFWIMTIGFIFILLPAGLYKVGGVSSLVSQVDPSFLSLSHIGMTQIFSYFLLYFFGMMIGQDIWQRAFTAKNEKTLRRGTLFAGFYCIIYAIVGATIGMIASVLLPGLADPQQAIPQLATAILPIGLVGLILAAVASAIMSTASGTIMASATILVNDLILPFYKEERTEKFKLRLTRFVIMLVGIAAIMISAWLKNIIVALDIAYALLSGCIFFPVVAAFFWKRVSAKVVLISIIISSIVVISDLLIEGIDSLNAIIYGIIASGLTLLIGTVFFTPKATKLETS; from the coding sequence ATGATGGTAACAACAGTAGATGTTTTAGTCATGATCTTATATTTGATCACACTAATCTCAATAGGCGCTATAACTGTACGGAAGATAAAAAGCCAAAAAGATTTCCTCGTTGCCGGTAGTCGATTAGGGTATGGATTGTATGTGCCTGCAATGGCTGCAGTTGTGTTAGGTGGGGCATCGACACTAGGAGGTTCAAGTCTAGGTTATAAATACGGTATATCAGGCATGTGGTTAGTTGTGATGATTGGGCTTGGTATTCTAGGCATGGGTTTCTTATTTTCAAAGGTACTAAGTAAATTAGATGTATTTAGTGTTAGCGAACTACTAGGTAAAAGATTTGATAAAAATAGTCGTGTTCTCAGCGCAATCATAATGACTGTTTATGATCTAATGGTAGCAGTTACAGGAGTTATAGCAATGGGTGTTATACTGTCAGCCTTGCTCGGATGGAATTCAACAATAGCTATTATTGTTGGGGGCGCTATTGTTCTTTTATATACAACTTTAGGAGGAATGTGGGCAGTAACCTTAACAGATGTTATACAATTTTGGATCATGACAATTGGTTTCATTTTTATACTCTTACCAGCTGGACTTTATAAAGTTGGAGGTGTTAGTAGTCTTGTTTCACAAGTAGACCCCTCTTTCTTAAGTTTAAGTCATATTGGGATGACTCAAATTTTTTCTTATTTTTTATTATATTTCTTCGGTATGATGATCGGTCAGGATATTTGGCAACGGGCATTTACTGCAAAAAACGAAAAAACTTTAAGAAGAGGTACACTTTTCGCTGGATTTTATTGTATTATATATGCGATTGTCGGAGCCACAATTGGAATGATAGCCAGTGTTTTATTACCTGGACTTGCAGATCCACAACAAGCGATTCCTCAATTAGCGACAGCTATTTTACCTATTGGTCTTGTAGGTCTCATTTTGGCAGCAGTCGCTTCAGCAATCATGTCAACTGCCTCTGGAACGATTATGGCTTCTGCAACCATTCTTGTTAATGATTTAATATTGCCTTTCTATAAAGAGGAACGTACTGAAAAATTTAAACTTAGATTAACACGTTTTGTTATAATGTTAGTCGGGATTGCCGCAATTATGATTAGTGCTTGGTTAAAAAATATAATAGTAGCTTTAGATATAGCTTACGCTTTACTATCTGGTTGTATATTCTTCCCTGTTGTAGCCGCATTTTTTTGGAAAAGAGTTTCAGCAAAAGTTGTATTAATCTCAATAATAATAAGTTCTATTGTTGTTATTTCAGATTTATTAATTGAAGGCATCGACTCCTTAAACGCGATAATCTATGGAATCATCGCGAGCGGGCTAACTCTCTTAATTGGAACTGTATTTTTCACTCCAAAAGCTACAAAGCTTGAAACGTCTTAA
- a CDS encoding class C sortase yields MKKNSTILIVFLLGAAILLYPHVAQFINSQKQKKQVETFLGDFRHLEVSNEKVKVDGIIEEANRCNEELYDASSEFYDPFLDDEGKLKHLQQCLELPEGDMFAAIEIPKLKLVIPLYLGATQEILNKGVGQVEGSSIPVGGQNTHTVLAGHRGMGTKAMFRDIDQLFSGDVFYVHTMKETLTYKVYKQKVIYPYETDSLEIEQGKDLATLLTCHPYRHNYQRLLIQGERIE; encoded by the coding sequence ATGAAAAAAAACTCAACAATTTTAATTGTGTTTTTACTAGGGGCTGCGATTTTACTTTATCCGCATGTTGCACAGTTCATCAATTCACAGAAGCAAAAAAAACAAGTAGAAACTTTTTTAGGTGATTTTCGACACCTTGAAGTTTCGAATGAAAAAGTAAAAGTTGATGGGATTATAGAAGAGGCAAATAGATGTAACGAAGAGCTCTACGATGCCAGTAGTGAATTTTATGACCCTTTTTTGGACGATGAAGGGAAACTTAAGCATCTTCAACAATGTTTAGAGTTACCGGAGGGGGATATGTTTGCGGCGATTGAGATTCCTAAGTTAAAGTTGGTTATTCCCCTATATTTAGGTGCAACACAGGAGATATTAAATAAGGGTGTGGGTCAGGTAGAAGGTTCTTCGATACCCGTTGGTGGACAAAATACACACACTGTTTTAGCAGGTCATCGTGGGATGGGGACGAAGGCGATGTTTCGCGATATTGATCAGTTATTCAGTGGGGATGTTTTTTATGTTCATACAATGAAGGAAACATTAACGTATAAGGTGTATAAACAAAAGGTGATTTATCCTTATGAAACGGATTCCCTTGAGATTGAGCAAGGGAAAGATTTGGCGACTTTATTAACTTGTCATCCATATCGTCATAATTACCAAAGACTGCTCATTCAAGGAGAGCGGATAGAATGA
- a CDS encoding NEW3 domain-containing protein yields MKRSFTLLIAVLLILTPVSFSGFAQKETEHDVDLWNVVKPLSTTVTFLNTGAHPDDERSDFLAYLSRGLGVKTSSLIANRGEGGQNEIGTELGNPLGIIRSNEMIEAAEITGVKAYHLSETTSDSIYDFGFSKSPEETLEKWDEELTYERLIRFIRTYQPDIVMPSFRDVVSQHGHHRAMTILSERAYADAADPDVFPNQLEEGLEVWQTKKLYLPAASKESATLSIEIGDYDPVYEMTYPQLGEASRYLHKSQGMGRDIPAEPRQTHLELVNSTVPTEENDLFEGIPYDLNEWADIVAQPGLSNQLRKLQGSLDEIIDLYPNRTAIFPESQQALKETHQLIQKIKKAKLSQDVKNDLLHKLELKVDQLTQVSFVSSNLQVETDISSHVLTQGQEVKLTMTIANDGGHKINHVQAALDIPENWESNGPINLKHLKPGEAKTAEFHLKVPEDAAYYHPYDEPAIQPIVSYKEKGTETTTTVALDNTVAVLPELGVSIDPENVMVNTSDVQENIPLTVKVKNYAANNQDAKVSLKLPKGWSSEPEITELTFTERFVEKEVAFTVTPPADIEEGNFEIGAIVESNGKKFNTTVQEIQYDHINDEYFLYSSVANGIAFELLIPDNLNIGYIESGFDNTANHLMNAGFKITKLTEADIESSDLSQYDSIVTGIRANLSRPDLVKNNDRLLQYVEDGGHLVVQYHKPNDNWDPHTSAPYHLQIGSPSIQWRVTDEEAEVTMTQPNHKLFNYPNQITSNDWDNWVQERGLYFPMNWDNRYETFVEMADPDEEPFDGGILLAEYGEGTYLYSNLVFYRQIDGQVPGGYRIFTNLISYGVEE; encoded by the coding sequence TTGAAGAGAAGTTTCACGTTATTGATTGCTGTCCTGCTTATTTTAACACCGGTATCCTTTTCTGGATTCGCCCAGAAAGAGACCGAACATGATGTGGATTTATGGAATGTCGTTAAACCGCTAAGTACGACAGTGACCTTTTTAAATACGGGTGCACATCCCGATGACGAACGCAGTGATTTTCTAGCGTACTTATCGAGAGGACTTGGTGTAAAAACCTCAAGCTTGATTGCGAACCGTGGCGAAGGCGGTCAAAATGAAATTGGTACGGAACTTGGCAATCCGCTTGGCATTATCCGTTCTAATGAAATGATAGAAGCTGCAGAAATCACAGGTGTGAAAGCTTATCATTTAAGTGAAACTACATCTGATTCTATTTATGACTTCGGCTTTTCAAAATCTCCTGAAGAAACATTGGAAAAATGGGATGAAGAACTCACTTATGAACGTCTCATCCGCTTTATCCGGACATATCAGCCGGATATTGTCATGCCCTCTTTTAGAGATGTTGTCAGTCAGCATGGCCATCACCGTGCAATGACCATTTTAAGTGAAAGAGCTTATGCTGATGCTGCCGATCCTGACGTATTTCCCAATCAGCTTGAAGAAGGATTAGAGGTTTGGCAGACGAAAAAACTCTACTTGCCCGCAGCTTCAAAAGAATCAGCCACATTATCAATTGAAATCGGCGATTATGATCCCGTATACGAGATGACTTACCCGCAACTGGGAGAAGCATCGAGATACCTGCATAAAAGCCAAGGGATGGGAAGAGATATTCCAGCTGAACCAAGACAAACGCATTTAGAATTGGTTAACAGCACTGTGCCTACTGAAGAAAATGATTTATTTGAAGGGATTCCTTATGATTTGAATGAATGGGCTGATATTGTTGCACAGCCTGGACTGAGCAATCAATTAAGAAAATTACAAGGCAGTTTGGATGAAATTATCGACCTATACCCAAACCGCACAGCAATCTTTCCGGAGTCCCAACAGGCTTTAAAAGAAACACATCAGTTAATTCAAAAAATAAAAAAGGCTAAGCTTTCCCAGGACGTAAAGAATGATTTACTTCATAAACTCGAGTTGAAAGTTGATCAACTCACACAAGTTAGCTTTGTCTCGTCAAATCTACAGGTCGAAACAGATATTAGTTCTCATGTGTTAACACAAGGACAAGAAGTGAAATTAACGATGACAATCGCTAACGATGGTGGTCATAAAATCAACCACGTGCAGGCAGCATTAGATATACCTGAAAACTGGGAATCTAATGGCCCTATCAATCTAAAACATTTAAAACCAGGCGAAGCGAAGACAGCTGAATTTCATCTGAAAGTTCCTGAAGATGCAGCGTATTACCATCCATATGATGAACCTGCTATTCAGCCAATCGTATCGTACAAAGAAAAAGGTACAGAGACAACGACTACCGTAGCACTCGACAATACAGTAGCTGTTCTTCCAGAACTTGGTGTAAGCATTGACCCGGAAAATGTCATGGTAAACACTTCGGATGTGCAAGAAAATATACCGCTCACAGTCAAAGTTAAAAACTATGCGGCAAACAATCAAGATGCAAAAGTGTCATTAAAGCTGCCAAAAGGATGGAGCAGTGAACCGGAAATAACAGAACTTACCTTTACAGAACGCTTTGTAGAAAAGGAAGTAGCCTTTACTGTGACGCCACCTGCAGATATTGAGGAAGGTAATTTCGAAATAGGCGCCATCGTAGAATCTAACGGTAAGAAATTTAATACAACCGTCCAAGAGATCCAATATGACCATATAAATGATGAATACTTCCTTTATTCATCTGTTGCAAACGGAATAGCCTTTGAATTACTCATTCCGGACAATCTCAACATAGGCTATATCGAAAGCGGATTTGACAATACAGCAAATCACTTAATGAATGCTGGTTTTAAGATTACAAAACTAACGGAAGCAGACATCGAATCGAGTGATTTATCTCAATACGATTCAATCGTAACTGGAATTCGAGCAAACTTGTCTCGACCAGATTTAGTTAAAAATAACGATAGACTGCTTCAATATGTTGAAGACGGCGGACATCTCGTTGTTCAATACCATAAACCTAATGATAATTGGGATCCACATACCTCAGCTCCTTATCATCTGCAAATTGGCTCTCCATCGATTCAATGGCGAGTAACAGATGAGGAAGCAGAAGTGACGATGACGCAGCCTAATCACAAATTATTCAATTACCCGAACCAAATCACAAGTAACGACTGGGACAACTGGGTACAAGAACGCGGTCTATACTTCCCGATGAACTGGGATAACCGTTACGAAACATTCGTAGAAATGGCAGACCCGGATGAAGAACCATTTGACGGCGGCATTTTATTGGCGGAGTATGGCGAAGGAACCTATCTGTATTCCAACTTGGTCTTCTATCGTCAAATAGATGGCCAGGTGCCGGGTGGGTATCGAATTTTTACGAATTTGATTAGTTATGGTGTGGAGGAATAG
- the speB gene encoding agmatinase → MTKKYEPIDSQKSPRFGGIKTFMRLPYIKTEEGIDFAIIGVPFDTGGSFAVGTRFGPEAVRSMSSLLRPYNPGLKVDIFNYCSGIDYGDIDVNPGYIEESYQLIEEQLEPLLRNRVVPILIGGDHSVSLPHLRAVAKQYGKISLIHFDSHGDTWDSYFGKKYNHGTVFRRAAEEGIVDPQRSIQIGMRGSLYSPKDIQDGEDLGYQVITTDKLKNLTPDNLREIIDNRVGNGPIFLSFDIDFLDPVYAPGTGTPEIGGFTTYEALQFIRALKGLNFVGFDLVEVLPDRDPTRVTSLAAANIAYEFISLVAWKKSTRGDIEIPQFSI, encoded by the coding sequence ATGACAAAAAAATATGAACCTATTGATTCACAAAAATCTCCACGCTTTGGTGGAATAAAAACATTTATGCGCCTTCCATATATTAAAACGGAAGAAGGTATAGACTTCGCAATTATCGGGGTACCATTCGATACTGGCGGAAGCTTTGCCGTTGGGACTCGATTTGGACCTGAAGCGGTTCGATCAATGTCCTCTCTTCTCCGTCCGTATAATCCAGGTCTTAAGGTTGATATATTTAACTATTGTTCAGGTATCGACTACGGTGACATCGACGTTAATCCGGGCTATATAGAAGAATCCTATCAGTTAATTGAAGAACAACTGGAACCCCTGCTTAGAAATAGGGTTGTTCCAATTTTAATTGGCGGAGATCACTCAGTTTCTTTGCCTCATTTAAGGGCTGTGGCCAAACAATATGGAAAGATAAGCTTAATTCATTTCGATTCACATGGAGATACTTGGGACTCTTATTTCGGGAAGAAATATAACCATGGAACTGTTTTCCGTCGCGCTGCTGAAGAAGGAATTGTCGATCCACAACGTTCTATTCAGATAGGTATGAGAGGCAGTCTGTACAGTCCTAAAGATATACAAGATGGAGAAGATTTAGGCTATCAAGTAATTACGACAGATAAATTAAAAAATTTAACCCCTGATAATTTACGCGAGATTATCGATAACCGTGTTGGTAATGGACCAATTTTCCTTTCTTTTGATATTGATTTTCTTGATCCTGTTTATGCTCCTGGAACAGGCACACCCGAAATTGGCGGGTTTACCACTTACGAAGCCCTACAGTTTATTAGAGCACTAAAAGGCTTAAACTTTGTTGGATTTGATCTTGTCGAAGTACTTCCTGACAGAGACCCAACACGGGTGACAAGCCTCGCAGCCGCTAACATTGCATATGAATTCATTTCCCTTGTTGCATGGAAAAAGAGCACAAGAGGCGATATAGAAATCCCACAATTTTCTATCTAA
- a CDS encoding PrpF domain-containing protein, with protein MSQFSVPCVVYRGGTSRGLFFNESDLPKESTCREKIFLDGIDAYNLSQVNGLGSGTSHTSKVVVIGPPSVEGADVDYTFYQIGIGEKVVDAKGTCGNLMAAVGAYAVDEGFVSSDTVEESMIVYAFNTNIQKMIRLIVPTVDGKAKVSGTYQMAGLQLPGAKYAVDILSPGGGKLGSTFPLGPKFELSLKEKQIPVSVVDIVNPFVYLSAESLGLSESDLFTDLSSDEALLNQLESIRCEMSVHMGLTNSIEEAAAAPAIPKIAIVSEPIDYITTSGTAIKKEEVDIVAKMVSMGRFHRTFAGSGLYNLAAAALLPGTIPNRCTNRELVDDKSIVRIGHPDGIAEVRVGLTKNQRDVDYVGLDRTARRVMKGELYIPHE; from the coding sequence ATGAGTCAGTTTTCAGTACCTTGTGTTGTGTACCGAGGGGGAACGAGTAGAGGATTATTTTTTAATGAAAGTGATTTACCGAAGGAATCGACATGTAGAGAGAAAATATTTTTGGACGGGATAGATGCTTATAATCTATCTCAAGTCAATGGTTTGGGAAGTGGAACTTCTCATACGAGTAAAGTTGTTGTCATTGGTCCTCCTTCAGTTGAGGGGGCAGATGTCGATTATACGTTTTATCAAATCGGGATTGGTGAGAAGGTTGTCGACGCGAAAGGAACATGTGGGAATCTGATGGCTGCGGTAGGGGCTTATGCAGTTGATGAAGGATTCGTTTCATCCGATACAGTAGAGGAATCGATGATTGTTTATGCATTCAATACAAACATTCAAAAGATGATTCGATTAATTGTCCCTACTGTTGACGGGAAAGCAAAAGTTTCGGGTACCTATCAAATGGCTGGCCTCCAATTACCAGGGGCGAAGTACGCAGTGGATATTTTATCTCCAGGCGGTGGGAAGTTAGGAAGCACTTTCCCATTAGGACCTAAATTTGAATTAAGCCTCAAAGAGAAACAAATACCGGTTTCAGTCGTAGACATTGTGAATCCATTTGTTTACTTATCGGCTGAATCACTTGGATTATCGGAAAGTGATTTATTTACAGATTTGTCGAGTGATGAAGCTTTGCTCAATCAATTGGAATCCATCAGATGCGAAATGTCCGTGCATATGGGATTGACGAATTCTATTGAAGAAGCAGCGGCCGCACCGGCAATCCCTAAAATTGCGATTGTCTCCGAACCGATAGATTATATCACGACGTCAGGAACCGCCATCAAGAAAGAAGAAGTGGATATCGTTGCCAAAATGGTGTCGATGGGAAGATTTCACCGCACATTCGCAGGAAGCGGTTTATATAACTTAGCCGCAGCTGCTTTATTACCCGGAACCATTCCAAACCGCTGTACGAATAGGGAGCTGGTTGACGATAAAAGCATTGTCAGAATAGGACATCCAGATGGCATCGCTGAGGTAAGAGTCGGGCTAACTAAAAATCAGCGTGATGTTGATTATGTGGGGCTCGATCGTACTGCAAGAAGAGTCATGAAAGGAGAGCTTTATATCCCCCATGAATAA
- a CDS encoding VanZ family protein, translated as MKSTPYFTLLCAAFILVAALTSDAHAFLYYQKVSFKLNASPIFSDLLITSDIHLNSKFYLTQKLGHISAFGFLYFLLYLWIRKPNKAFVICTLFALSTEIIQLYFGRNGRLYDVGIDMIGVGLAYLVCWWREGRNSYLC; from the coding sequence TTGAAATCCACTCCCTACTTCACGTTACTATGCGCAGCATTCATTCTAGTAGCGGCACTTACATCCGATGCGCATGCTTTTTTGTATTATCAAAAAGTTAGTTTTAAATTGAATGCATCGCCTATATTTTCGGATCTACTAATTACTAGCGATATCCATTTGAATAGCAAATTTTATTTAACCCAAAAGCTTGGGCATATATCTGCCTTCGGATTCCTCTATTTTTTACTATATCTATGGATTCGTAAGCCCAATAAAGCCTTTGTGATTTGCACTCTGTTTGCGTTAAGTACGGAAATTATACAACTCTATTTTGGACGTAATGGCAGGCTGTATGATGTGGGGATTGATATGATTGGGGTTGGTTTGGCGTATTTGGTTTGTTGGTGGAGGGAGGGAAGGAACAGTTACCTGTGTTAG